A stretch of the Pseudomonas cavernicola genome encodes the following:
- a CDS encoding AAA family ATPase produces the protein MSARDDILALQASIAQAVLGQDEVIRQVVLGLLANGHLLLESLPGLAKTRTVKALAKHLDAKMSRIQFTPDLLPSDITGAEVLNQVDGRNEIRFQPGPLFGNVILADEINRAPAKVQSALLEAMEERQITVAGISHSMPDLFMVLATQNPIEQEGTYPLPEAQMDRFLMKVLLGYPKAEDESLVLRMLRAEEQASGHGKAAADAQLAQAAIFAARQEVSSIHVSEAIDCYLIDLINATRHPSPYDADLARWINIGASPRGGIGLDRAARAHAWLEGNDFVSPDDVRAVVHPVLRHRLLLSYDAVADGVSADQVLDRLLDKVAIPV, from the coding sequence ATGAGCGCTCGTGACGATATTCTCGCCCTTCAAGCCAGCATTGCTCAGGCAGTACTCGGCCAGGATGAGGTGATCCGTCAGGTCGTGTTGGGCCTGCTCGCCAACGGTCACCTGCTGCTGGAAAGCCTCCCCGGCCTGGCCAAAACGCGCACGGTGAAAGCGCTGGCCAAGCACCTGGATGCAAAGATGAGTCGCATCCAGTTCACCCCTGACCTGCTGCCCTCGGACATCACCGGTGCCGAGGTGCTCAATCAGGTCGATGGCCGCAACGAGATCCGCTTCCAGCCTGGCCCTTTGTTCGGCAACGTGATCCTTGCGGACGAGATCAACCGCGCCCCGGCCAAGGTGCAATCGGCGCTGCTGGAAGCCATGGAAGAACGGCAGATTACCGTGGCCGGCATCAGTCACTCGATGCCCGACCTGTTCATGGTGCTGGCGACACAGAACCCGATCGAGCAGGAAGGTACCTATCCCCTGCCGGAAGCACAGATGGATCGCTTCCTGATGAAGGTACTGCTGGGCTATCCCAAAGCGGAAGACGAAAGCCTGGTATTGCGCATGCTGCGCGCCGAGGAGCAGGCCAGTGGGCATGGCAAAGCCGCTGCCGATGCCCAACTGGCACAGGCGGCTATCTTCGCCGCCCGCCAGGAAGTCAGCAGCATCCATGTTTCCGAGGCGATCGACTGTTACCTGATCGACCTGATCAATGCCACCCGCCATCCAAGCCCGTACGACGCTGATCTAGCCCGCTGGATCAACATTGGCGCCAGCCCGCGCGGCGGCATTGGTCTGGATCGCGCCGCGCGCGCTCATGCCTGGCTAGAGGGCAATGACTTCGTCTCCCCAGACGACGTTCGCGCCGTGGTTCACCCCGTACTCCGTCATCGCCTGCTGCTCTCTTACGACGCTGTCGCCGACGGCGTGAGCGCCGATCAGGTGCTCGATCGTTTGCTGGATAAAGTGGCCATACCTGTCTGA
- a CDS encoding DUF58 domain-containing protein, whose amino-acid sequence MQEQRQDADGFVYVSLAQLMAVEHRTRGLSFFARQPLSSILAGNHSSRLRGRGLNFDELRRYQPGDDLRHLDWRASLRYGKPFVRAFTEERDRPALIIVDQRMTMFFGSRRSFKSATAAELAVLCAWMVFHAGDRVGGLVFNDSQIERITPIRSRTRVEALCASIVGQNHALSASQPEAESADAQIDKVLQHTLAMAGHDHLICIISDFAGAGPRTLQLLRELSAHNNVIAMQVYDPLALKLPEKGRLMVTQGELQVELAVDRRQVRQPLGDFLTGRLKDVATLLRRSQVPLMMFSCGEEPLEQLRREMGRLNGAPR is encoded by the coding sequence ATGCAAGAGCAACGGCAGGACGCGGACGGTTTCGTCTATGTCTCCCTGGCCCAGTTAATGGCCGTGGAGCACCGCACACGCGGCCTGAGCTTTTTTGCCCGGCAGCCGTTGTCGAGCATTCTTGCCGGCAATCACAGCTCACGCCTGCGCGGGCGCGGTTTGAATTTCGACGAGCTACGGCGCTACCAGCCCGGCGATGACCTGCGTCACCTCGATTGGCGCGCCTCCCTACGCTATGGCAAGCCCTTCGTCCGTGCCTTCACCGAAGAGCGCGACCGCCCGGCGCTGATCATCGTCGACCAGCGCATGACGATGTTCTTCGGCTCCCGTCGCAGCTTCAAATCCGCCACGGCCGCCGAACTGGCAGTCCTCTGCGCCTGGATGGTATTTCACGCCGGCGACCGGGTTGGCGGCCTGGTGTTCAACGACAGCCAGATCGAACGCATAACCCCAATACGCAGCCGCACCCGTGTCGAGGCGCTATGCGCCAGCATCGTCGGGCAAAACCACGCACTCTCTGCCAGCCAGCCGGAAGCCGAAAGCGCTGACGCCCAGATCGACAAGGTGCTGCAACACACACTGGCCATGGCCGGCCACGATCACCTGATCTGCATCATCAGCGACTTCGCCGGCGCCGGCCCACGCACCTTGCAGTTGCTGCGCGAACTGTCGGCCCACAACAACGTGATCGCCATGCAGGTTTACGACCCACTGGCCCTGAAACTGCCAGAAAAAGGCCGTTTGATGGTCACCCAGGGCGAGTTGCAAGTTGAGTTGGCAGTGGATCGGCGGCAGGTCCGCCAGCCACTCGGCGACTTTTTGACTGGCCGCTTGAAAGACGTAGCCACCCTGCTCCGCCGTAGCCAGGTGCCACTGATGATGTTCAGCTGCGGAGAAGAGCCCCTGGAGCAACTGCGGCGTGAAATGGGCCGTCTCAATGGCGCTCCACGATGA